In the genome of Abyssalbus ytuae, the window GTAACCCGAATTATGATGTTTGCATTGTGTTGTGCCTATGAAAGACACTCTTAAAAATCAGCATCAAAGCTGATTTTTTGGGAATCTTCATCTTTATTGAGTACTCCTGCCTTTTGATATTCGGACACTCTTTTTTCAAAGAAATTAGTTTTTCCCTGAAGAGAAATCATATCCATAAAATCAAACGGATTGGTGGAGTTGTAAACTTTGCTGCATCCTAGTTCTACAAGCAATCTGTCAGTTACAAACTCCAGGTATTGTGTCATTAATTTTGCGTTCATGCCTATAAGACTTATGGGGAGGGACTCAGTAATAAATTCGCGCTCTATATCTAACGCATTTATAATAATGTCCTTAATACGTTTTTCGGGTACTTTATTTACCAAATGATTATTATGAAGGTGTACTGCAAAGTCGCAGTGCATTCCTTCATCACGTGAAATCAATTCGTTTGAAAATGTAAGTCCCGGCATTAGCCCTCTTTTCTTTAACCAGAAAATAGAACAAAACGCCCCTGAAAAGAAAATGCCTTCTACAGCAGCAAATGCAATGAGCCTTTCGGCAAAACTTGGAGATTCAATCCATTTTAATGCCCAATCTGCCTTCTTTTTAATTGCAGGAAAATTTTCTATGGCTTTGAACAGCACATTTTTCTCAGCCTCGTCTTTTACATAAGTATCTATTAACAAAGAGTAAGTTTCTGAATGTATATTTTCCATCATGATTTGAAAACCATAGAAAAATTTAGCTTCGGAATACTGAACTTCGTTAACAAAATTTTCGGCTAAGTTTTCATTAACAATACCATCGGAAGCAGCAAAAAATGCCAATATATGTTTTATAAAATAACGTTCATCATCATTTAACTTATTATTCCAATCCGTTAAATCCTGATGAAGGTCAATCTCCTCGGCAGTCCAAAAACAAGCTTCCTGTTTTTTATACCATTCCCATATGTCGTGGTGCTGAATAGGAAAAATAACAAATCTGTCTTTGTTTTCTTGTAAAATTGGCTCTACTTCTGCTGGCATTTTTTTGATTT includes:
- a CDS encoding ribonucleotide-diphosphate reductase subunit beta: MPAEVEPILQENKDRFVIFPIQHHDIWEWYKKQEACFWTAEEIDLHQDLTDWNNKLNDDERYFIKHILAFFAASDGIVNENLAENFVNEVQYSEAKFFYGFQIMMENIHSETYSLLIDTYVKDEAEKNVLFKAIENFPAIKKKADWALKWIESPSFAERLIAFAAVEGIFFSGAFCSIFWLKKRGLMPGLTFSNELISRDEGMHCDFAVHLHNNHLVNKVPEKRIKDIIINALDIEREFITESLPISLIGMNAKLMTQYLEFVTDRLLVELGCSKVYNSTNPFDFMDMISLQGKTNFFEKRVSEYQKAGVLNKDEDSQKISFDADF